In Methanomassiliicoccales archaeon, one genomic interval encodes:
- a CDS encoding U32 family peptidase yields the protein MELLAPVGYKDALKAAIIGGADAVYLGGKDFGARRLAENFDDGEMRSAIKLAHDHHVKVYVTVNTLIKESELETAASYVDMLRSINADAVIVQDRGLLRLIKESIKMPVHASTQMGIDSIEGALWAQEEGIERVILARELSLAQIRKIKEGSKVGLEVFVHGALCYCVSGQCLFSSMLGGRSGNRGLCAQPCRKEYELGDERGYLLSTADTFGIEAIPELLRIGVKSIKIEGRMRNPLYVYVATKIYKSVIKRAQAGDRELITPRERELLETVFNRGFSRGYLMDTNVMAREYADSRGLPLGKAVSDGTRLALKTDKVLPGDGITMYRGSEKLAGFEVKEQSSTRDGTVYLRSPFKMEVGEFTVYKTKDREFDSMRKMIDTMQFPELTATRRPVQLRPAKHRRQPRQAEMSVYASSLKVLEKVLPFSDRIYFERNKQIDEARAMCTDAGQEFVPIMPRVSVEMPLLEDSSIMVCNVGQAHQYGDRRLYGHHSMNFFNSMTIPRLFQQTMSVELSHDDIWETVQHYDGRLEVLAFGRVELMITKDPSLKEGFLMDHLGKRFQVYRDTDGYAHITNSSDLFLLDYLQEMEDMGIDSFALDLRRRHPDLAELAAKVFQGRDLDSKAVLRKKCGPITSAHYQNGVP from the coding sequence GTGGAGCTGTTAGCGCCGGTAGGATACAAGGACGCCCTGAAGGCGGCCATCATCGGAGGAGCGGACGCGGTCTACCTGGGCGGGAAGGACTTCGGCGCCCGGCGTTTGGCCGAGAATTTTGATGATGGGGAGATGCGCTCTGCGATCAAGCTCGCCCATGACCATCACGTCAAGGTGTACGTCACCGTCAACACGTTGATCAAGGAGAGCGAGCTGGAAACGGCCGCCTCGTACGTGGACATGCTGCGTTCCATAAACGCGGACGCGGTCATCGTCCAGGACCGCGGTCTTCTCCGCCTCATCAAAGAGAGCATCAAGATGCCGGTGCACGCATCGACCCAGATGGGGATCGATTCTATCGAAGGGGCGCTATGGGCCCAGGAAGAGGGCATCGAGCGGGTCATCCTGGCCCGGGAACTGTCCCTGGCCCAGATCCGTAAGATCAAGGAGGGAAGCAAGGTCGGCCTCGAGGTTTTCGTCCACGGGGCGCTGTGTTACTGCGTCTCCGGACAATGCCTGTTCTCCAGCATGCTCGGGGGCAGGAGCGGTAACCGCGGGCTGTGCGCCCAGCCCTGCCGCAAGGAGTACGAGCTCGGGGATGAGCGCGGCTACCTCCTCAGCACTGCGGACACGTTCGGCATCGAGGCGATCCCAGAGCTGTTGCGCATCGGCGTGAAATCGATCAAGATCGAAGGCCGGATGCGCAATCCGCTGTACGTCTACGTGGCCACCAAGATATACAAGTCGGTCATCAAAAGGGCCCAGGCGGGCGACCGCGAGCTGATCACGCCGCGGGAACGCGAACTGCTGGAAACGGTGTTCAACCGGGGCTTCTCGCGCGGTTACCTGATGGACACGAATGTCATGGCCCGGGAGTACGCGGATTCACGCGGCCTTCCTCTGGGCAAGGCCGTCTCCGACGGAACAAGGCTGGCGCTGAAGACCGACAAGGTCCTTCCTGGCGACGGGATCACCATGTACCGGGGCAGCGAGAAGCTGGCCGGTTTCGAGGTCAAAGAGCAGAGCAGCACCAGGGATGGAACGGTGTACCTGCGCTCCCCGTTCAAGATGGAGGTGGGCGAGTTCACCGTATACAAGACGAAGGACCGGGAGTTCGACTCCATGCGAAAGATGATCGATACCATGCAGTTCCCCGAGCTCACCGCCACGAGACGTCCGGTCCAGCTCCGCCCGGCGAAGCACCGGCGCCAGCCGAGGCAGGCGGAGATGTCCGTGTACGCATCGAGCCTCAAGGTGCTGGAGAAGGTCCTGCCGTTCTCCGACCGCATCTATTTCGAGCGGAACAAACAGATCGACGAGGCCCGGGCCATGTGTACGGACGCCGGCCAGGAGTTCGTCCCGATCATGCCCCGGGTGTCGGTGGAGATGCCGTTGCTGGAGGACAGCTCCATAATGGTATGCAATGTAGGCCAGGCCCATCAATACGGAGACCGGCGTCTGTACGGCCACCACTCGATGAACTTCTTCAACTCGATGACGATCCCCAGGCTCTTCCAGCAGACTATGTCGGTGGAACTGTCGCATGATGACATCTGGGAGACGGTACAGCATTACGACGGCCGTTTGGAGGTGCTGGCTTTCGGCAGGGTGGAACTGATGATCACCAAGGACCCGTCTTTGAAAGAAGGTTTCCTGATGGACCATCTGGGCAAGCGTTTCCAGGTCTACCGTGACACGGACGGCTATGCCCACATAACGAACTCATCGGACCTGTTCCTCCTGGACTATCTGCAGGAGATGGAGGACATGGGCATCGATTCTTTCGCCCTGGACCTGCGCCGCAGGCATCCGGACCTGGCCGAGCTGGCCGCCAAAGTGTTCCAGGGGAGGGACCTGGACAGCAAGGCGGTCCTGAGGAAGAAGTGCGGACCGATAACCTCCGCCCACTATCAGAACGGCGTACCGTGA
- a CDS encoding type II/IV secretion system ATPase subunit, with translation MMPRIIAEQVTVRQPNEVPRGVRQLLNRDRMKRPRFSQCWTLPSQANGLTAIDAYAVSDSQVQILTKGTQTFYHVSPWEYNIPKEWSLAVQETIDAVSNCPPADISRSYEELRRYVRETATRTISRIAQRDRVDLGSDEKERTSIIDKLANVTARYTIGLGLFEVLLGDDRIEDIYVDAPSQDNPIHVTVGGIKGSGTVVRCQTNIVASGNEIEGLVSRFRQYSRRPFSEAFPVLETDAVGFDARATFIGKPLSPNGTALALRRHARSVWTLPRFMYNGTIDAMTAGLISFLIDGRSTILFCGPRGSGKSSLLSASLFEFPVSQRILTIEDTMELPCRQMQRLGFKVQSMLVENRMGQDRADRTDEALRVSLRLGESAIVLGEVRGKEAMTLYESMRTGKAGSSVLGTIHGDSARSVFERVVHDLGISGEAFSATDMVITLGLNRIAGGQRQERKVVEVAECARSRGVGEFNRLVVYDNNSATPVFDRSFTSECISRIASSWNISYEEAMLNIESRARMRQALVDAAFAGRTDFLGPEWTCKCNEFFWSRVDSKERDYDAMVRDFTQLISRGM, from the coding sequence ATGATGCCCCGGATCATAGCCGAGCAGGTCACCGTCCGTCAGCCGAACGAGGTTCCGCGGGGAGTACGCCAGTTGCTCAACCGTGACCGGATGAAGCGCCCGCGCTTTTCCCAATGCTGGACCCTTCCCTCGCAGGCCAATGGTCTGACGGCCATCGATGCCTACGCCGTCTCGGATTCGCAGGTCCAGATACTTACGAAGGGCACTCAGACATTCTACCATGTCTCTCCCTGGGAGTACAACATCCCCAAGGAATGGTCGCTAGCGGTGCAGGAGACCATAGATGCGGTTTCGAACTGCCCCCCTGCCGACATCTCACGCTCCTATGAAGAGCTGCGCAGATACGTCCGCGAGACCGCCACCCGTACCATCAGCAGGATCGCCCAGAGGGATCGTGTCGATCTTGGTTCTGATGAGAAGGAAAGGACCTCGATCATCGATAAGCTGGCCAACGTCACCGCCAGATACACCATCGGACTGGGGCTGTTCGAGGTCCTTCTGGGCGATGACCGGATCGAGGACATCTACGTCGACGCTCCGAGCCAGGACAACCCGATCCATGTGACGGTGGGCGGGATTAAGGGCAGCGGTACGGTGGTCCGCTGCCAGACGAACATCGTGGCCTCGGGCAACGAGATCGAGGGACTGGTCTCGCGTTTCCGGCAATACAGCAGAAGGCCGTTCTCCGAGGCCTTCCCGGTCCTCGAGACCGACGCGGTCGGGTTCGACGCCCGGGCCACGTTCATCGGCAAGCCCCTGTCGCCCAACGGTACGGCCCTGGCGCTGAGGAGACATGCGCGCAGCGTATGGACCCTGCCCAGGTTCATGTACAACGGAACGATCGACGCCATGACCGCCGGTCTCATCTCCTTCCTCATCGACGGCCGGAGCACCATTCTTTTCTGCGGTCCGCGAGGCTCAGGCAAGTCCTCCCTGCTTTCCGCATCGCTGTTCGAGTTCCCTGTCAGCCAGAGGATCCTGACCATCGAGGATACCATGGAACTTCCCTGCCGCCAGATGCAACGCCTGGGATTCAAGGTGCAATCGATGCTGGTGGAGAACCGGATGGGTCAAGACCGGGCGGACCGAACGGACGAGGCTTTGAGGGTGTCGTTGCGATTGGGCGAATCGGCCATAGTGCTCGGGGAGGTTCGCGGCAAGGAGGCGATGACCCTGTACGAGAGCATGCGGACCGGCAAGGCCGGCTCGTCAGTGCTGGGAACCATCCATGGCGACTCCGCGCGATCGGTCTTCGAGCGCGTGGTCCACGACCTGGGCATCTCCGGTGAGGCGTTCAGCGCCACGGACATGGTGATCACCCTTGGTCTTAACCGGATCGCCGGGGGTCAGCGCCAGGAGCGCAAGGTCGTGGAAGTGGCGGAATGCGCCAGGAGCCGCGGCGTCGGGGAGTTCAACAGATTGGTGGTCTATGACAACAACTCCGCAACTCCGGTGTTCGACCGTTCGTTCACGTCGGAGTGCATTTCCCGGATAGCCTCCTCATGGAACATCAGTTACGAGGAGGCGATGCTCAACATCGAGAGCCGGGCACGGATGAGGCAGGCCCTGGTCGACGCGGCCTTTGCGGGACGGACCGATTTCCTGGGACCGGAATGGACCTGCAAATGCAACGAGTTCTTCTGGAGCCGAGTGGACTCGAAGGAAAGGGACTACGACGCCATGGTCAGGGATTTCACCCAGCTGA